One genomic segment of Pseudonocardia sp. T1-2H includes these proteins:
- the yczR gene encoding MocR-like transcription factor YczR has translation MDRDVLERRIGPRSFARLLGPWRPPGGRGLASALTERVRLLVLDGRLPLDTRVPAERELAAALDVSRTTVAGAYDALRAAGFLHSRRGAGSWTRIPAGPAVGADSPSPFSPVTDDHLVDLATAALPSPSDALRRAAAAALTDLDGHLGGHGYTLAGLPVLRAAVARRFTDRGLPTTPDQILVTSGAQHAIALLLALFTGPGDRVVVEHPTYPNALDAIRGRGCRPVPVPLGPDPERPWDLDQLTATVRDTAPALAYLIPDFQNPTGALMDTATRAGVVELARRTRTPLIVDETLAELPLDVPGPVPVAAHGAEDGSLVMTVGSASKVFWGGLRIGWIRASPAVVRRLAALRPSIDLGGAVLDQLVAARLVGEVDAVADERRETLRTRRDDLRAQLTAAFPEWHVPRPSGGLSLWVDLGAPVSSLLAGAARRHDVLLAAGPRFGLDGAFERHLRLPYTVRPDRVPMAVERLAIAWRTLGSMPPPTEAERIAVA, from the coding sequence ATGGATCGTGACGTGCTGGAGCGCCGGATCGGCCCCCGCAGCTTCGCCCGGCTGCTCGGACCCTGGCGGCCACCGGGCGGCCGCGGGCTGGCCTCGGCCCTGACCGAGCGGGTCCGCCTGCTCGTCCTCGACGGCCGGTTGCCGCTGGACACCCGGGTTCCGGCCGAGCGCGAGCTCGCCGCCGCACTGGACGTCAGCCGCACCACCGTCGCCGGCGCCTACGACGCACTCCGCGCCGCCGGCTTCCTGCACAGCAGGCGCGGCGCCGGCAGCTGGACCAGGATTCCGGCCGGGCCCGCGGTCGGGGCGGACAGCCCCTCCCCGTTCTCCCCGGTCACCGACGACCACCTCGTCGACCTCGCCACCGCCGCCCTCCCCTCGCCGAGCGACGCCCTGCGCCGCGCGGCCGCCGCCGCCCTCACCGACCTCGACGGCCACCTCGGCGGCCACGGCTACACCCTCGCGGGCCTGCCGGTCCTGCGGGCCGCGGTCGCCCGCCGGTTCACCGACCGCGGCCTGCCGACGACGCCGGACCAGATCCTGGTGACCTCGGGGGCGCAGCACGCGATCGCGCTGCTCCTGGCCCTGTTCACCGGGCCGGGCGACCGGGTCGTCGTCGAGCATCCGACGTACCCGAACGCGCTCGACGCGATCCGCGGACGGGGCTGCCGGCCCGTCCCGGTCCCCCTCGGCCCGGACCCCGAACGGCCCTGGGACCTCGACCAGCTGACGGCCACGGTCCGGGACACCGCACCCGCGCTCGCCTACCTGATCCCGGACTTCCAGAACCCGACCGGCGCGCTCATGGACACCGCGACCCGCGCCGGCGTCGTCGAGCTGGCCCGGCGCACCCGCACCCCGCTGATCGTCGACGAGACGCTGGCCGAGCTGCCCCTGGACGTCCCGGGCCCGGTCCCGGTGGCCGCCCACGGCGCCGAGGACGGGTCCCTGGTGATGACGGTGGGCTCGGCGAGCAAGGTCTTCTGGGGCGGCCTGCGGATCGGCTGGATCCGGGCGTCGCCGGCGGTGGTCCGCCGGCTGGCGGCACTGCGGCCGTCGATCGACCTGGGCGGCGCGGTGCTCGACCAGCTCGTCGCGGCCCGGCTGGTCGGCGAGGTCGACGCGGTGGCCGACGAACGCCGGGAGACGCTGCGGACCCGGCGCGACGACCTCCGCGCGCAGCTCACCGCGGCCTTCCCCGAGTGGCACGTGCCGCGTCCGAGCGGCGGCCTGAGCCTCTGGGTGGACCTCGGCGCGCCGGTGTCCAGCCTGCTCGCGGGGGCCGCCCGGCGGCACGACGTCCTGCTCGCCGCCGGCCCGCGCTTCGGCCTGGACGGCGCCTTCGAACGGCACCTGCGGCTGCCGTACACGGTGCGCCCGGACCGCGTCCCGATGGCGGTCGAGCGGCTCGCCATCGCCTGGCGGACGCTGGGCAGCATGCCCCCTCCCACCGAGGCCGAGCGGATCGCCGTGGCGTGA